CGGCGTCGAGTGCCTGACGCGGGGTCAGGATGCGGCGCTGGTCATCCTGCGCGCTGCCCGCCGGGCGAATCCCCGGGGTGACCAATTGCAGCGACGGGTGGGCGGTCTTCAGGGCCTGGGCTTCCAGCGCCGAGCACACCAGGCCATCGAGGCCGGCTTTCTGCGCCAGGGCGGCCAGGCGCAATACCTGCTCCTGCGGCTCGATGTCCAGGCCGATGCCGGCCAGGTCTTCGCGCTCCATGCTGGTCAGCACGGTCACACCGATCAGCAAGGGCTTGGGGCCGCTGCGCTGTTCCAGCACTTCGCGGCACGCGGTCATCATGCGCAGGCCGCCGGAGCAGTGCACGTTGACCATCCACACGCCCATTTCGGCGGCGGCCTTGACCGCCATGGCGGTGGTGTTGGGGATATCGTGGAATTTCAGATCGAGGAACACCTCGAAGCCTTTGTCACGCAGGGTGCCGACGATTTCTGCGGCGCAGCTGGTGAACAGTTCCTTGCCGACCTTGACCCGGCAAAGCTTCGGGTCCAACTGGTCAGCCAGCTTCAGTGCGGCGTCACGAGTGGGGTAATCCAGGGCGACGATGATAGGAGTCTGGCAGACGGACATTGGAATGGGCTCTCAGGCAAGTCGAAATCGGCGCGGATTGTAGCGCAAGCGGCGCCGTTGCGGGATCCGATGATCGGTAAATACTGATCAACCGCCATTTGGCGGGCGTTTCAAGTAATTATGTCAAAGCTGATACATTCACGACATGCCCCCAACACGCCCCAAGGCTAGCCTCGCTCGCACGACCCACCGACCAGCACTACCCGCCATGTGGCCGGGCGCCTATGCTGACCGCAACAATCAGGCAGATGATCGCACTATGCATACCCCTTCCGTCCCCGTGAATGACGAGCAAAAAGGCGCGGTGATCGCCGATGAGAAGCGCTGGAACACCCGCGCCCTGATCGTTGACGACGATGTGCCGATCCGCGAACTGCTGATCGACTACCTGGCGCGTTTCAATATTCTCGCCACGGGCGTGACCGACGGCGCCGCGATGCGCCTGGCCATGCAAGCCGAAACCTATGATGTGGTGGTGCTCGACCTGATGCTGCCCGGCGAGGATGGCCTGTCGCTGTGCCGCTGGCTGCGTGCCGAATCGGACATCCCGATCCTGATGCTCACCGCCCGCTGCGAACCCACCGACCGGATTATCGGCCTGGAACTGGGGGCCGACGACTATATGTCCAAGCCGTTCGAACCCCGCGAGCTGGTAGCGCGCATCCAGACCATTCTGCGCCGCGTGCGTGATGACCGTACCGAGCAGCGCGCCAATATCCGCTTCGACAATTGGCGGCTCAACAGCGTCTTGCGCCAATTGGTGGCGGATAACGGGCTAGTGGTGCCGCTGTCCAACGCCGAGTTCCGCCTGCTGTGGGTGTTTATCGAACGCCCGCGCCGGGTGCTCAGCCGCGAGCAATTGCTGGATGCCGCCCGTGGTCGCTCGATTGAAGCCTTTGATCGCAGCATCGACTTGCTGGTCTCGCGCCTGCGCCAGAAACTCGGGGATGACCCCAAGGCGCCGCAGTTGATCAAGACCGTGCGCGGCGAAGGCTACCTGTTCGACGCCCGGGATATCGGCTGATGCGGGCCCCCTTCAACACGCTGTTCGGTCGGCTGTTCGGCGTGTTGCTGGTGGCGATTGTGCTGGCCCATGCGCTGGCGTTTTTCTGGTTTCACCACTACGGCCCACCGCCACCGCCGCCTGAGGAGACCTTCATCGAGCAGCCGAATGGCACGATGAAACACCTGCCCAAACATAAACGCCCGTGGTTTGGCGGCCCGGTGGTGCCGCTGACGTTCCAGTTCATCTCGCTGATCATCGCCGCCTGGTACGGCGCCAAGCTGCTGAGCCGGCCGATCCAGCGCCTGAGTGAAGCCGCCGAGCGCTTGAGCCTCGACCTCGACAGCCCGCCCCTCGACGAATCCGGGCCCTGGGAGGCGAAACAGGCGGCATCGACCTTCAACCTGATGCAACGCCGTATCCGCGAACAGGTCAGCCAGCGGGCGCGCATGCTCGGCGCGGTCTCACACGACCTGCGCACCCCGCTGTCACGCCTCAAGCTGCGCCTGGAGCAAATCGAAGACACGAAACTGCAGGGCCAGATGCGCCAGGACCTGAATGACATGATCGGTATGCTCGACGCCACCCTGAGCTACCTGCACGAACAGCGCACCAGCGAAACCCGGCATTGGCTGGACGTGCAGGCGCTGGTCGAGTCCATGAGCGAAAACGCTCAGGACCAGGGCTCCGATGTGCAATTCGCCGGTACCTGTGCACCGTTGCAGGTGCAGCCGATGGCCTTGCGCTCCTGCCTCAACAACCTGATCGACAACGCCTTGCGCTATGCCGGTACGGCGCGTATCGAGCTGACGGACAGCCGCGACGCCCTGGTCATTCGCGTGATCGACCATGGCCCGGGCATTGCCGCCGACAAGCGTGAAGCGGTGTTCGAGCCGTTCTATCGGCTGGAAGCCTCACGCAACCGCAACTCCGGCGGCGTCGGCCTGGGCATGACGATTTCCAAGGAAGCGGCAGAGCGCCTCGGCGGCCGCCTGAGCCTGGAAGAGACCCCTGGCGGCGGCTTGACCGCTGTGATGTGGTTGCCCCGCGCTTAAAGAGTTTTGTCTTCCCGGCGGCCCTGTGCCTGGGTCGCGCTCCAATCCATCAACAGGCTGTACGCTACTGCCAGCAAGGTCGGGCCGATAAACAGGCCGATAAAACCAAAGGCGATCAACCCGCCGAACACCCCCAGCAGCACAATCACCAGTGGCAGGTTGCCGCCGCGGCTGATCAGGTAAGGCTTGAGCACGTTGTCCACGCCGCTGATGATGAACGTACCCCATACCCCGAGGAATACCGCATAGGTGTAGTCGCCCTTCCACGCCAGCCAGGCCGTGGCCGGAATCCACACCAGCGGCGGCCCCATGGGGATCAGGCTGAGCAGGAAGGTGACGATGCCCAGCACCAGCGCGCCCGGCACCCCGGCGATCCAGAAGCCGATCAATGCCAGTAACGCTTGGGCGGCGGCGGTGCCGATCACGCCGTTGACCACCCGCTGCACCGTACCGGCCACCAGTTCGATGTAGTAACCGGCGCGGTCGCCAATCAAACGCTCCAGCAAGCGGTGCACAAACATCGCCAGGCGCGGCCCGTCACGGTAAAAAAAGAACACGAACACCAGGCTCAGGGTCAGTTCGAGGATGCCCCCGCCGATCTGCGCACTGCGCGCCAGCAACCAGTTGCCCACCTGCCCCAGGTACGGCTTGATGCTGACCATCAACGCTGCACCCTGCTGATCGATGCTGTCCCACATCGCCACCAGCCGCTCACCGACAAACGGGATCGAACCCAGCCAGGTCGGCGCCTCGGGCAGGCCATCGACCTGGATATCCTTGATCAACCCCACGGCATCGCGCACATGGTCGGCCAGGTTGAAGCCCAGCCATACCAGCGGCACCGCCACCAGCAGCATCCAGCCCAGGGTCAGGATGCCGGCGGCCAGGGATTCGCGCCCGCCCAGCGCGCGCGTGAGCAACCGCATCAACGGCCAACTGGCGAAGGCCAGCACAGCGCCCCAGAAGAGCGCCGACCAGAACGGTGCCATCACCCAGAGGCTGGCACCGAACAGCACCAGCAGCAGGATTTGCACCAGCAGGCGATCGTTATTGAGCATGGGGTTTCTCTAGAAGAAGGCTGTAGGAAGAGAGCTTAGGCGAACGGCGCGGGTCCGTTCGCCTTGTAACGGTCAGCGTATCAGATGCAGGTGCAGACCTTTGGTTTCAGTGGCGCCGGTTTCCATGCGTGCGGCGCGTACGCCCTTGTCGATCAGGGCCAGGCGCCAGGCCTCGGCATTCGGGCCGGTCAAACTGACGCGCAACGTGGCGTCGAGGTTCAACCCACGGGAGATCAAGGTCAGCCAGGTGTCGTCAGGCTCGCCGCCGAGCGCCGGGAAATCCAGCTCGCCGGTGCTTTTCAGCTCGCGCAACAGCGTGGCCGAGGTGGGCAGCAGGTCGCCCAGCGGCGCGTTGGCGTCCAGTTGCTCTACGTGCAGATAGGCGCGGCGGTTGCCCCGGGTGATGCCGTACAACGCCACCAGGGAGTTAGCCTGCGGGGCGGCCAGACGCAGGAGCAGGTATTCCTG
The genomic region above belongs to Pseudomonas poae and contains:
- the pyrF gene encoding orotidine-5'-phosphate decarboxylase gives rise to the protein MSVCQTPIIVALDYPTRDAALKLADQLDPKLCRVKVGKELFTSCAAEIVGTLRDKGFEVFLDLKFHDIPNTTAMAVKAAAEMGVWMVNVHCSGGLRMMTACREVLEQRSGPKPLLIGVTVLTSMEREDLAGIGLDIEPQEQVLRLAALAQKAGLDGLVCSALEAQALKTAHPSLQLVTPGIRPAGSAQDDQRRILTPRQALDAGSDYLVIGRPISQAADPAKALAAVVAEIA
- a CDS encoding response regulator transcription factor yields the protein MHTPSVPVNDEQKGAVIADEKRWNTRALIVDDDVPIRELLIDYLARFNILATGVTDGAAMRLAMQAETYDVVVLDLMLPGEDGLSLCRWLRAESDIPILMLTARCEPTDRIIGLELGADDYMSKPFEPRELVARIQTILRRVRDDRTEQRANIRFDNWRLNSVLRQLVADNGLVVPLSNAEFRLLWVFIERPRRVLSREQLLDAARGRSIEAFDRSIDLLVSRLRQKLGDDPKAPQLIKTVRGEGYLFDARDIG
- a CDS encoding HAMP domain-containing sensor histidine kinase produces the protein MRAPFNTLFGRLFGVLLVAIVLAHALAFFWFHHYGPPPPPPEETFIEQPNGTMKHLPKHKRPWFGGPVVPLTFQFISLIIAAWYGAKLLSRPIQRLSEAAERLSLDLDSPPLDESGPWEAKQAASTFNLMQRRIREQVSQRARMLGAVSHDLRTPLSRLKLRLEQIEDTKLQGQMRQDLNDMIGMLDATLSYLHEQRTSETRHWLDVQALVESMSENAQDQGSDVQFAGTCAPLQVQPMALRSCLNNLIDNALRYAGTARIELTDSRDALVIRVIDHGPGIAADKREAVFEPFYRLEASRNRNSGGVGLGMTISKEAAERLGGRLSLEETPGGGLTAVMWLPRA
- a CDS encoding AI-2E family transporter; this encodes MLNNDRLLVQILLLVLFGASLWVMAPFWSALFWGAVLAFASWPLMRLLTRALGGRESLAAGILTLGWMLLVAVPLVWLGFNLADHVRDAVGLIKDIQVDGLPEAPTWLGSIPFVGERLVAMWDSIDQQGAALMVSIKPYLGQVGNWLLARSAQIGGGILELTLSLVFVFFFYRDGPRLAMFVHRLLERLIGDRAGYYIELVAGTVQRVVNGVIGTAAAQALLALIGFWIAGVPGALVLGIVTFLLSLIPMGPPLVWIPATAWLAWKGDYTYAVFLGVWGTFIISGVDNVLKPYLISRGGNLPLVIVLLGVFGGLIAFGFIGLFIGPTLLAVAYSLLMDWSATQAQGRREDKTL